The sequence below is a genomic window from Lolium perenne isolate Kyuss_39 chromosome 4, Kyuss_2.0, whole genome shotgun sequence.
tattgacgataagtacggtatgataacagtggatcccaacaatcttgcgtacctggacgagccttttgtcctagccagcgaggtggctcaagttttctacgtgaaggacatgtctagcaaatcaagaaaaagaaatcaacaaaagaatacatcaatcgaggagccaaagcgccacatagttctttcgggaaaagaaacatcgtgggagtggatgacaagacagacatgtcgaagattataataagtttaaagaaattccgcccttcacggtgaaaattgacccaagcatcttgctaaatgatgaagattctccatggctacggcgtagaagatcacaacactagatggcgatgtaataatgtattcttcatatatagttcccaagacaatctctacatttatgtaataatgaagattaaactgtgcttggcttgttgatctgcttggcaaggcgtatcgatgctccttttataggcacggcaccgcttctactttgtcttattccttcgacagccgtcgtgcgctacatgctttatctcatcgagcggtgcgtccacccacgcgtccttatcctgccgacacctttagtcgcggttgcagccaccaaccgtgacaaaaggttaccgacacatccttatcctgccgacagctttagtcgcggttgcagccaccaaccgtgacaaaaggttaccgacacatccttattatcctgccgacatctttagtcgcggttgcagccaccaaccgtgacaaaaggccctcctagataagcctccccagtcttttgtcgcggtttgagcctccacccgggatgaaagtttcgcgcgccacttcgttcccgcctattttcttcccgcattcccgccatttttccactatatatatgtaggcttggactctcatatctgcaaacctcatcactctctcccatggcttccatcgtatgtctaacaccccgggaggcggaggcgcttgcgcctcgaactacccctgcccgcccggctaccgcgtcccgaccggctggttgctgagcgtcggaggcggaccggtccctcctatccctgtaggtgtgccacgcgagatggccatcacgaaccactactatttcgagctcacgcctgagcagcggaggaatccctggtggcatcccgactacagcccgacttgggacagcttcttcatcaatcggcgtgagagggcggttgctgtacgaggaggacggcccgcctccttcgaacttcaacgaggccggccgtcggatgtggtggcgcggccggactctccagagcgtcctggcctatcgtggcccccgctgcgctaccctcaatcccagcccacgcgtggtcatccgccgaggttcgacaaccgcgaccccgatgctagcgacgatgacgtcggcgactttgatgactacggtggcgacgtgtataggactaggcacgactatgattgaatggctccaacattcgaatctggccatgtatcttatttttcagttgagctctgtactttaatttcagttcgtcgtaataaatttcgtgtcaaccactttattgaacaaaaacaaccgacaacgactttataaactaaatttaaactaatagaaccgacaacgactttattgaaattacaataaaatagataaattactagtctagtctctactcgtcgtcggaggttgtctccgtccaaaggtcatcccaccgagggtcgtttcggtccaagttgtattcgagttctcgagctcgaaggcggcgacggcccgacggtggcgctgttggacctgcgttgtgccctaaggttagcaaagaacgcgtcggggACCGCGCCCTCCACCGGCGCATCAAccgctcgtcgcgctcggcgatggcgatccggcgcCGCACTGGCGATGCCGGTGACGGTCCTCGTcggtgacgaggcacggcggtggcgcgaggaactccgcctcctctagcgattcaacatccgggaagttcatgtcgtgccctggccgccgaaagcgccacgccgccgcgtcgtaagcgcgcgccgcctcttccggcgtgttgtacgtgccgagggtgaggcggaagccaccggcgcgtatctcggcggtgaacctaccgctcggatgcactcgaacgccacggaaaccggacgccctcgacgacatggaggcatcccggagatgaatgagcggaggcggtggcgacgtgtggttgcgcccgcactcgtcgctctatatagcgcacgcggggcatggcacgtgtcggcggtggctacacgtcgcacgccggcgtcggcgggtgaggcacgtgtcagcggtggctacacgtcgcacgccggcgtcggcgggcgaggcacgtgtcagcggtggctaaacgtcgcacgccggcgtcggcggggtgagccacgtgtcggcggtggctaaacgtcgcacgccggcgtcggcggggtgagccacgtgtcagcggtggctacacgccgcacgccggcgtcggcggggtgagccacgtgtcagcggtggctacacgtcgcacgccggcgtcggcgggggtgagccacgtgtcagcggtggctacacgtcgcacgccggcgtcggcgggggcgaggcacgtgtcagcatttatatatgcgagatgcaaatagttctatggatgtcatattcatgttcattggatttttctgatcaattttcatatataacacttttctttttgagttaccatttaaaagttattgaaataatagtttttatttaaaaaaaacagaaaaacaaaaaacgagaaaaacaaaaaacagaaaaacaaaaacggtccaggcctgatccgcgtccaacggctccaggccgttggattcaaacggccggagccgttggatgcgcttcacgcggatcggccgcctcccctcccaccccttttgtcgcgggtcgagccacggcccgcgataaagaccctcttttgtcgcgggtgggggcttgacccgcgacaaagggggtctttgtcgcgggtcaagcccccacccgcgacaaaaggccctaggtataaatacctaccgccgcgggcggagcccccacccgcgacaccgGAGGCCATTTTCCTTAGCAGAAATCGCGCCGTCAGTGCCGaaatccaccgccgccgccggccatcatctcgcctccggccgccgccctgCCACTTCTGAGCCGCCTCTTCGCCGCCGCCTCTGCGCCACCTCCGCCACTCTGCGCCGCCTCTGCGCGCCACCTCGACGAGATCTCCCGCGCGCGCCacctcctgccgccgccgcctcctccggccgccgcctcctctagcTGGGACacccccggccgccgccgcctctgcgCCACCCTCGAGGTAGCCGCCACCCTCCGCCGCCCCGCGCCGCTGGTGCCGGCCGGCGCCTATGCCCGGCCTCTTTTTTCATTAAGTTTttagtatttagttttaattagtattagttagttagtattagtttagtttagttagtattagtatttagttttaGTTAGATTaaattagtattagttagttagtattagtatttagttttaattagtattagtttagttagtattagtatttagttttaattagtattagttagttagtattagtattagtatttagttttaattagtattagttagttagtattagtattagtatttagattaaatttagtattagttagttagtttaaatttttgtagatagttaattcaaatttcgtagttacttagtttaaattttgtattaattCAAATCTTGTAGTTAGTTAGAttaaattttgtattaatttaAATTTTATATTAGTTAGCTTGTAAACAACCGACGCAAACACTCTCGCCAACAccgctctccctctcgcgaacaacactcgccgacaccctctccctctcgcaaacacgcgtcgccgacaccctctccctctcgcgaaaaccatcgacgccgcaactccctcttctctcccttctcgcgaacaacactcgccgacacccctctccatctcgcgaacactagccgacacccctctccctctcgcgaaaaccatcgacgccgcaactcccctcttctctcccttctcgcgaacaaccgacgccgacaccctctctctctctctctctctctctcgcaaacacgcgtcgccgacaccctctccctctcgcaaacacgcgtcgccgacaccctctccctctcgcaaacacgcgtcgccgacaccctctccatctcgcaaacacgcgtcgccgacaccctctccctctcgcgaacaacactcgccgacaccctctccctctcgcaaacacgtgtcgccgattagggttagggtttggtttgtgtttgattagggttagggtttggtttgtgtttgaacatttacttatcgatttaattcttttgcagaaacaatggatcaattcgaacgggacttggaacaggaagacatattcgcggacataatccgcgatggtacagaagccgaccgagccggctccggtcatggagaacccgacggctccggtcatggagaagccgacggctccggtgacggagaagccgacggctccggtgacggagaagccgacgacggctccggtgacgaggtattaatggaattctatatgtacatatgtattgaggcattagtatagaggcattaatgcaattctatatgtattctcttaggcctccgaagataagatagagaaacgaggcccggcaaagaagttgaccaagaaagaccacttcacaattgaagctatatcaccggaaggccaaccggtggtacccgagaatgtcggagtgaagttcaaaaatcagtgcggagttgtggttagagatcgtgtcccgatcacttgtcgagaatggaacaagacgaagaatgtgtccgaaaatcaggttgccgataggtacaaggacacacttttcagagacctgatggcacatttcactttgccagatttgggatcggagtctgagaatgctaagcagcaagagctagtgaagaaatgggctcttaagaagatgggggaacttttccgggcgtataagaaccggttatggaaaaattataagaaagacaagaagcctccattattcgagaactacctagcgaagcaggagcataactgggaagaatttgtgaggtacaaagaatcagaggaggctgtgaacacaTCAaatgaaaaacaagaagaatgcaagcgagaagaaatatcaccatcatacggggcgagggggctacggaagagccatgcctaagtgggatgcacaagaggctgagatggagctgaacgggatcactccaacccacgcgagaaggatgggacataagggctcgaaattggttcctcgcgcatggctgtgagtatgacatgaagacagggaacattgttgaaagtgacaccagggttagggtacccgaggcaaaaatggattgaagtgacgacagatataaaggcgggaaaactaaagtttgctcccgatagagagaaagacttgccgacgcttgtcctcggtaatcctgacaagggaggacgaacaatagGCTtccgccctagtgttccgtggtcgcttgtgTTTCCGGCCGAcgaggagacttatagaagccgagcgagagctaaacaacgccggCTGGAGGTgcgagaatgaccggatggccgagttccaacaccgacttgaccagcagcagcgggagcttcagcggCAGAcggcgggagataaatgaactaaaaggacagcgcccgccgagataataccgctgaaatatctcagcgacgagacagcagcgtggccgactcggaggcccctcctacacggatgatgatagatgccggtctggcgaccccttggatggaatcaaggagacaacaccttgtgatctccatgaggtgttcaggaaggtttctgttaaggtggcggccggctatgtcttaccggcatttggacctgaaggtgagccggcaacatggcatggcaatccgattccagctggctatgctcgtgtcggggtggattcagttgtcccgcagtgggagacattggagctccatatccctggaggtgatggggggcttacactcgaGAGAGGTCTTtggggagaaatcattctctgggaaaagaagaacatcaggctgccaggctgggtagcacctagtaccgatcgtcccagcaggtcaccatcacctcctccaggtgatcgcatgccaccatcacctcctcctactgatcacatgtcgccaccatcaccccgtgggtacgacgtcgaccacgacatcggtactccatctccatctccagcgccgccgcctccgcccactaagactcggaatgcacccagccggaagcgtttcaagagtcctgtccccaagaggtcgcccctcccaaaagtaccaaaggttcctcccccccgtccttgggatcttactgtcgaggaaaatgcggccgctgttgcgaaacacaactatgatcatttccataagccaaaacctccagcgccagagccatacacagagaagcaaatagaatatgctactagttttccgaacacaccatcgcagtatgagttacacgagaagaaggatgactatacacgcactcttgcgaaggtaattgaccaaaagaaggatgaaaaggccaaggagaaggacattggctggcacgagcaaatcatcagctagaagtgcagatgagaaaaggtcaagttcaacaagtgcacccctcaaggccaagcaaacgacaaaaggcaaaaagagaaaggaagttcccctcctcggtgctcagcccaaacaatcgatcccagcactcaaagtgtttaatgttcccaaggtgtacgaggaacatggtggtgatgtcaatatggaagaagctgcaactctagcggctcaatgtggagttaccgtggaggaattgtttggtgccgcagatgctgcactacccaccgctgatatagctcctaaatttgtctacggggccgacttggtcagcagagagcagctgcataaactgccaacacatatgcggaatttgcatcggtggtaccttgatgcatgcaaggagaaaaaatgtacatcgtggcgagtataccatgggaatattactaccgaaacgaggagatccatattgagatgaatgaactcggcagttattcaatctagaagccctcgacaaatctctcatgagttgctattgcttgtaagttgttaactacatataagttcattttcattcagttcatgttcgttttcatagcatatatatactcattatatcttatgggttcaCTTTTGCAGATCGAAGATCAGtgagtgcaaaagtaataatattatcaatgttgggtttgttgacccagataaaatacatgttgaaacggtgaagcataaacgcgaagaaacggggaaacctactaaggtttttggggcagcaatatttacgtgattcaatattgtttccttacaactactagtgagagtcttaatgatcttttatgcacattcaatttttcttactcgatgttaagtgtaattccttacgtatatgcataacatgtgcagcttccactggattctactagacattcaacatgataagggaatagttgaagtaagagacccactgagtagaggcctcggacgggttccaggacttgcgaagttgctccaagtgtaatttccttcatcgccgcgctttatctttcgtgagatatcaattaattatccactcattcaatcattcttttgcctggcagggcttggcaagctttgaagaatgttcataaggaCATTACCTTtacaaagaagctaacatttactcctgtagcgtgcccccagcagccacaagggacgaatctatgtggatactacgtttgcgagtccattcgcatgttaaccactgagaagcagaacagaaataaattcgacgtaagcaataacattcacaactttatttattatcatcaatatttcgttatcaagactgatatagtcatactcatctcattttcgtatataggtcgacttcatgcgggacagactccaaccaaaggaacacgcactaggaatcgcggaggaagtggcgggacttttggttagagaagtaataaacaacaaaggcttgtttagtccagatagttgttctacctccaaatagacggtcgttagtaccgtttgtcgatcgtgagctccatgtatatatgtagggaacctacgaatatgtgtaaggggaatcgacttctgcttccaatatttgtttgatcgatctatatatatatatataatgaatgaatgtgtacaacttctagtagcgtacaaatatatgcaactttcattttcgaacgaaaaaaatgaaataacaggcggtcggtggcggggggggaggggtgctgcacccctcaaaccctaaagcagaagcgttgtgcgcgcgccacgtagaaggccttttgtcgcgggtggtaataccgcccgcgacaaaagggcctgtgccctgcgcgccccgcggctgccacgtggtggaccttatgtcgcgggtcgtaagtgacccgggataaaaggccacccttttatcgcgccttgcttgtcgcggctggccgcccgcgacaaaaggccctaaccacccggatcaaaaggcctgttttccactagtgacatTAAGAAAAATAACAAAATGCTTGTTCAACAAAAACTAGAACCTCTTCACAAAAGGAATAAAACAGAAACTAGAACTTTTTATTTTTCCAACCATTAAGCTGCAATTTTGAAAACAGAGAAAAAGCTCAGGATGATGTGCACAAATTCTCAGAACCGATAATTCTCACACAAAAATCTGCAGTACTATAACatattcagaaaaaaaaattggCGCACATCAGGATAGATGCACCACCAAGTTTGAATGGACTAGATAAACAATGTTTTCCTCTCATTAATATATACCAACCAAAGTTAAACATAAGGCCATAGgcccggctttatatataaagccataCGGCAAAACCAAAGTGAATAGTAGATAGTATATAACACTCTATTTCCTGCAGACTCTGTTtgacaatcacaaaatttatagtATGAGGGTTTAGTCCCCTGGGCCACATTACAGGAAAGAACCTAAAGAAAAGACACACATAAAGACGGGTAATCTGCCGCCAAAACATACATAGCATCACACCAGCCATTCTTTAGCAAGCAAAAAGCATCAGAGGCAACCAAATTAAGTTACCTTATAATGAATAATTGGCATGTCAACGAAAAATACTAACCACCCTATAAAGTTACACAACATGGAAGACGTTGAAATGACATAGCTATAAAGGTTTGCGATTAGGGCTAAAGTATAGCCTTTGACGAAACTATACAAACGAAAAGACATAATTCTTACATCTAGGAGAATGTGTGTTGAACGTTCTTACCTGGACGATCAACGGTGCATTCCACAGAAGGATACCCCATGAAGATGCTGTGTATTTCTGTGCACCAATCATTATCTGGAGTGAACCCTTTTGTCAGCTCCAGGGCGACTCTTCTAAGCATTGGCGCACATCGAAATATCAATTTCAAGAAATCAAACTCATGATCCTGCCCATTGAATTGTTTAATTTCCACCTTTTCAAGATTGGCCAAAGAGATTGTCTGCGCTCTCCAGTCCTTTGGCTCATCACAAGAACAATTCACCAGGGGTGTACATCTGTCTTTCATCTGTGAGTTACAACAACGTGTTACAGATGCTTCATCCACAATTGAGACCTTAACTAGCTCAAGAATGTGCCTAGAACATTTTTTGTCTCTCGGGTATATAAGCGTAGAAAAAATTACCACAAATCTTTGTAGGACGATTTTAAGGCTTCTTGTAGCAGTGCGAATCCGATGCATCCCAAGTAGCCGCAACAGAAATGCTCCAAACACATGTTCTGTTGTTATGAGATGCACCTCTAAGCCAGAGAAATCCGTAATCATATGTTTCTCTATCTCCATCGCAAAGCCGAGCTGATCGTTTGAATAACCACGTGGATATGTCTAAAATAATTTGGCATGGCATCATGTTCATAACTTTAACACATTTGGCAAATTCATCATGTAAATAAATTGAGCAGGAGCGTAGGAGATCAAGCAGACATATAAACATACTCTGGCAAACATGTGTAGGCACAAGACATGGACACGAGGGACATCGTCTTCCTCCTGTGCTCCTTTGCTCTCCTCCGTCTCTAATCTCACTGTGGAGAGTCCCCAGAGGCCAAGCCCGGCGGTTGATCCAGTATACAAGCACCGCCACGAGACCTTATCCACTAGTGGTGCCGAGACGGATATGCTGAGGTCACCGCGGGTGCGGAGGGACATGGTGAATCGCTTGAGCACAGGGGCGTCAACAATGATGTGGATACATTGGATCGTTGACTTAACGACATTGTTCTCCACGACGAGCTCCTGCAGCGACGCCGAGCGGATGGCGAAGCCATCGGGTTGGAGGAAAGCGTCCGCCACCCTAAGCATATGCAGGCGCGGGCAGAGGGGGACCAAGGAGGCAAGGCTGATGCAGCAGCCGGAGAGGGAGAGTCTCTGGAGCGCGGGGAGCTCGGACTGTGGGTCAGGGAAGCAGAGGAACTTTGCGTGCAGCTCAATCGAAGTGGTGCCCTGGAAGCAAGTGGACAAGTCCACGTCGAGGAACGGCTTCTCTAGCTGGTGCGGGTGATTGAAGCGGAATGCTGCTGGCGAGAACTTTCCAGCGGCACGGAGCAATGAGGAGACATAGCTGGCGGGTCGTCTTCTTAATCTTAATGATGACCGGAGACCTGTCCTTGTACCGACATGGTTGGCACGTACCTTGTCTTGTACTGCTGCAGGGACATCGATGTCTAGAAGGGAGATGGGCACGCCACACGCCCCGAGGGAGGAGAGCGCCGCTAGGAGCGAGCCTGGTGCGACGTCACGGAAGACGAGGTCTGGGAGGTGGCTCCAGAGGCCAAGCCACCGGCGCGAGAGGGCGCCGGTGCGCACAGCGGTACGGGAGCAGCGGAGGCGGACAAGGATTAAGATGATCACGTCGTCGGGAAGGGCGATGAAGAGATCATCTCCTCCGCTGCCGGTCGGGCCACCTAGCTCCGAGTGTCTGCCATGATGGCGTGCCCTGTCCTCGTCCATGGCAGTGCTGGAGGGAAAATGGCAGTGTTCCAGTGCTACTAGAACAATGTGCTCAAAGCCGCATGCTCCAGCAGGCGGCAGCTGGAAATCCAAAGCTGGAGAAAAAACCTATACCATGCGGTGAAACCAAAGCTGGAGCAGGCCCAGAGGAATGACCAAGGGAGCATTGGTTCCTTGAACTGTTAATAAAAAAAATATGGATATGATAAAAGAAGTATAGTCCCCTTCCTATGTGTTGAAAATTCTGCGCGGAGTTCTCTAGGTGGACAAAGAAACTTTACTATTCTAAAACACATGCTTAATGAAGTCCTTAATTACATACGCTTGGACAATGTCTCTAGGTGGACAAAGACACTttactaatctaaaacacatgctTAATGAAGTTCTTAATTATGTACGcttgggcatcaaacaatgtccaaAGTTCCAAGTGTATCTTCAAGCTCCGCCATATATGGGCTACCAATATAGTTTATGGATGCTATGCTGAAGAAAAGAGACAAAGACTTGGGACTTACCAGAAGAGACGAGATTTTTTCCCTTCGGACCACCTGATGAGCAGAATTGACAGCTTTGTTTTCTCCAGTTAAAGTAAACATGACAGTGCTCTATTGAACACCATCTCAGAAGTATGATGGGAGTGAGCAAATCACAAAGCTAATAAAGAGTGCACCACTCTGAACATGTAGCTCATTACACTACCAAAGTAACACATCAGCTTACTATCAATTAATGACATACATAGGTCATTGCTACCTTTAACTAATTAAGATTAACTAAGAGT
It includes:
- the LOC127297410 gene encoding uncharacterized protein, with protein sequence MDEDRARHHGRHSELGGPTGSGGDDLFIALPDDVIILILVRLRCSRTAVRTGALSRRWLGLWSHLPDLVFRDVAPGSLLAALSSLGACGVPISLLDIDVPAAVQDKVRANHVGTRTGLRSSLRLRRRPASYVSSLLRAAGKFSPAAFRFNHPHQLEKPFLDVDLSTCFQGTTSIELHAKFLCFPDPQSELPALQRLSLSGCCISLASLVPLCPRLHMLRVADAFLQPDGFAIRSASLQELVVENNVVKSTIQCIHIIVDAPVLKRFTMSLRTRGDLSISVSAPLVDKVSWRCLYTGSTAGLGLWGLSTVRLETEESKGAQEEDDVPRVHVLCLHMFARTYPRGYSNDQLGFAMEIEKHMITDFSGLEVHLITTEHVFGAFLLRLLGMHRIRTATRSLKIVLQRFVMKDRCTPLVNCSCDEPKDWRAQTISLANLEKVEIKQFNGQDHEFDFLKLIFRCAPMLRRVALELTKGFTPDNDWCTEIHSIFMGYPSVECTVDRPGSMHHRPSCVST